aaattataagaacatcctgaaaaataaaatactaataaaaaatcaattagatataacttatgagaattacttataatgttttttatattcaaaatcttactagatgtttataaaatttgaagctatataaaatataaatagtagatatatgaaaaaatttaaaacaaaaaccaagattattaaacataaacaaaacaaaaggtagagttactattgagtcctaaatagatgtcatttttatgtgattatataatttaagataaacaaatatatatcaacttataattttgaatttatggatatgtgtttaaagattgtaatgtaatgtataattaatttatttttttattatttaaatttaattcgataatttgaacaacgggtaagcgggtaccctgcgggtaaggataagggtatgatttttacTCTGAAGGGTACgagtatggggtaggggttacgggtacgggtaagggttttggcatactctacccataccctacccgttgtcATCCCTAGGTGGTGGCACATCTACAACTACTATTGGAAACACTCTGAGAGGCCCTGGAAGAGTGTTCCCTCTCGTACGAGGATCCAACAGGTCCCTAATCAGtcgataaaaaaatagtatggtGTTAGTAGTATACCGATCAGTAATATTCCACACGACATTGCGTTATTCCGGCGGGGAACATGGAGGATGAAAGCGACGTGGCGCTCTATCTCTCAATATCAATCCATCTTACGTGCATCAATGCTCGATGCGTGTCCGATTACGCCATGAAGATCAGAATCATAGGTCGGTCCAATGCAAACTGGATCGAGAGGAACACCTTGGGAGAAGCCAAATTGTCTTGTCACTCGATTTGTTTGTGGCACTTGTGCGATTATTTCGTTCGAATCATAAGGCCGCCATATAAACTGTTGAAAATAGTTTACCAAATAATCAACGATTATTAATACCTAAAATATGTGCATGAATTATcagtttttttaacaacattacTTGTTGCATCTCCAACCGATCTAGTAACTGCCTATATACCTTCACATTGTGCTTGTTGCTGCGGCtatcatcatccacttcaatGCGCCCCCacataaaaaatgagaatatattataatttcaatatattaCAATTGAGTGTAAAAAATGaatcatcaattttatttactcTCACCCTACGAGCGAGAAGAAAGGATCACGATAACCACGGGTTCGAGGGGATATACTTGAAATCGACCATGCCCATGATTGAAGTAATATCATAGATCCAGctgatatttttcatatccttGTTGGATGCGGCATAAAGACATGTCTGAGTTGCTAGACTCTCTGAACTCAGCTGTATCTTCACGTACCTAAAATCCCTCGAGTGGTAACCACTTCGGATGAACCACATTACGAGACATATATGGCATGAGGACACTGTGGAGTAAGCCTTAGGATATGAGACGCGTCATAACATTCTATCTGTTGTTAACTTGCATCGTATGGCAACATGTCAAATGTTTCCTCAAGCCACGTTAGAGTTATACTTTGACCTTTTCTTTGCTCCGCCAGTGGGACCACTCCGAGCAACTCTGCATAGACAGCACTTCCTAAGCCGGAAGTCTGCCCGATGACTTTGTGGCCGTTAATGGGTAAGCCCAGTAATAGCGCCACGTCTTCCAACGTGATTGTTGTCTCACCGCATATAAGGTAGAATGTGTGTGTTTCAGTCCGccatctctccactaatgcGCTCACAAGAGTGGCATCAATTcggaaattaagaatttaaacCGCATGATAGAACCTACCTTCTCTTAAAAGGCCTATAATTTCTAGAGGAAGCTATACGATAGACACATGTCTACACCTAAGAACCCGCTgtaaaaagttataaattaatcaatttcatattaaatggaaaaataaaataggttgacttgagaaaatataagacacgaaaaaatcataaatttgaaCATATACcatcgaaaaattaaatatgattgaagagtAAACCATAAACATTGGTGTGTTATTTATGTAATGCATCATCTatctaacctaataatataattattaatacgattaataattatgaaatagtacaattattaatataaactaatgatttaatataatttttaatagaaaattaacctaataatatactaggttatctatataaacatgcttcggccataatataacaattattaatacaataaaaaattaacctaataatataataggttatctaaaataatgaattaatgcaattattaataaaaaattaacctaataatatattaggttatctaaataaacatgcttgaaggttaatataacaattattaatacaataattaattataacataataaaatattcataaaacctaatgacataatacaattattaataataaacaaaattatctaaaaatatagtgggttatctaattaaacatgattggggtgctaataagataattattaatacgattaataattatgacataatacaattattaatattaaataatgacttaatacaattattgataaaaaaaataaccaaataatatactaggttatctaaataaacattcttcaatgttaatataataattattaatacaataattaattatgacataataaaattattcataaaacctaatgacataatacgattattaataataaaaaaattacactaaaaatatagtgggttatctaattaaacatgattggggagctaataagataattattaatacgattaataattatgatataatgcaatcattaatataaaataatgactttaaaacaattattaataaaaaataactaaataatatatatactaggttatctaagtaaacatgcttcaaggttaatataacaattattaatacaataattaattatgatataatacaattattaataaaaaaattaccaaaaaatatagtgggttatcaaattaaacatgctttggccgttaataagataattattaatacgattaataattatgacaaaaaaattattatgtgaaactaatgttttaatataattattaataaataattaattttaaggtTATCTAAGTATACAAAAACATTACCTTTTTCCgacaaaatggatgaaatgtgatCACTCTGTAATCTTAAGAACGCTATCGAAAATTGTCAACGGAAATTTGTGTAAGTATAAAATACCTGAACAATTAGAActtgaaataagattaaaatgggagaaaatgagaatggaggAGGAAATAgtatgaagtgggaagtgggtattatataagaaaaaataataataaaataattcaacggTATATCAGTAAAGTGGCTATGGCACAgtgtttttgctttttataaAAACCGTTAGTTTCTCTCCTCTGAAAGCGGTTAGTAAAccatctctaatttttttattaaaaaaattacaaaatcagAAAACGGGAAAATTTCTCccgtttttcaaaaattttcaattaaaataaatgaaaacggAAGAAATTCTcccgttttctatattttaaaataaaaaaaaataataataaaaacagagaaagtttttcattttccacCAACTTgcataattttgtaaataatcccaaatatgcataattataatattaaaaaaaaaccacatgaaaagtgttaaaaataaatgcataagataaaaaaaaaattataatttacatggactaaaatcaataattatatagCCGAACAATAAAACACATGATAACATGAGAGATTTCAGTGTTCAAATCCTACATTATCCTCGTGAATGATATAAATAGTATcctggtttattttattaaataaataaataataataaaagcttACCTGGGTCCTGGAGTaactcatcaaaataaataaatcactggGCATCCTTGCATAAAATAATCTggaattcaattattattaatcaatGAGTTGGGAATCCGTGTCAGTCCTTCTGGCCGATACTCACGTGCATATCACGTGCTTATCACGTGTCTCTCCATCGCTATATACCGCACAAAGTTGTTTCCTTGCTCTTCTCGCACGCTATCCGAACCCTCCGCCATGGATTCTAGCGACAAGCTTCACCTCCTCTTCTTTCCCCTTATGAGTCCCGGCCACTTCATCCCCATGGTCGACATGGCACGTCTCTTCTCCTCTTTCCCCAACGTCCACTGCTCCTTCATCACCACTCCGGCCAACCCCATCACCATCTCCGCCGTCAACGTCATAACCATTCCCTTCCCAGACCCTTCCATCACCGGCCTCGCCGTCGGCCAAGAGAACCTCTCCACCGTTCCCACCTCCGGCTTCACCACCTTCACCACCGCCCTCTTCCACTTCCGCGACCCAATCACCACCCTCCTCCACGACCTCCGGCCAGACGCCCTCATCTCCGACTCACTCTTCCCCTGGACGGCTGCCGTCGCCAGAGACCTCCACATCCCTCGCATCATCTTCCACGGCGCCGGTGCCTTCCCTCTCTACGTCTCCTCCAAAGTCCTCTCCCAATTCCCCATTCAAACCCCATCCTTCTCCATCGCCGGCCAACCTCACGAGATCCACCTCCATAAAGACGGCTTGCCGGAGCTCTTCTCCAACTTTGACATGCTCCGGCAGCTGGGTGAAGCCGAGTTCACCAGCTACGGCGTCGTCATCAACACCTTCTACGAAATGGAACCCAGCTACGTAGATTACTACAAGATCAACACGAAAGCTTGGTGCGTCGGACCCTTGTCGGAGTTCGGGCGGGAAGGAAGAGTGGAAGAAGACCACGAGGTGCTCTCATGGCTGGACAACCAACCTGAAGGATCAgtaatatatgtttgttttgggAGTTTGTGTCACTTCACGGCGGCGGAGTTGAGAGAGATAGCGGTTGGGTTGGAGAAGTCCGGCGAAAGGTTTGTTTGGGTGGTGAGGAAGGAGTTTGAAGAGGATGAGGTTAAGGAGGAGTGGTTGCCAGAAGGGTTTGAGAAGAGGGTGGAAGGGAGAGGGATGATGATCAGAGGGTGGGTGCCGCAGGTGAAGGTGCTCCGGCGAGCGGCGGTGGGGTGGTTTGTGACACATTGTGGATGGAACTCGTTGCAAGAAGGGGTGGTGGCCGGAGTGGGGTTGGTGACGTGGCCTTTGTTTCATGAGCAGTTTGTGAACCAGGAGTTGGCGGTGGAGGTGATGGGAGTGGGAGTGAGGATGTGGGATGGGTTTCGAAGGAGAAGAGGGGAGGAGGTGGTTGTGACGGCGGAGGAGATCGCCGGAGTAGTGAAGAAGGTAATGGGAGGTGGGGAGGAGGTGGAGAAGGTGAAGAGGAAGGCGAAGGAGTATGGGGAGAAGGGGAGGAAAGCGGTGGAGGAGAGTGGGAGTACTTTTGAGGATGTGAGGAGGTTGGTGGAGGACTTGGAGGCTCGCCGGAGGGAGAGGATGGTCGCCGGAGGTTGAGACAAAACGGTGATGTATCGCCGGAGCAAGTAGTAATAGTTGGTAGTGGTGATTGTCTGTGCTTTGTCAGTAATAATGTTGGGTtgctttttcattttgtttgtggTTGATGGGGCTTTTGTTTGACTTTCTGTTgacgaaataaaataaaaaaattggattattttgttttgttttttttagaacgGCGACAAGCGCCGAAACCCATGGATAAACATGTGGGGGAGTCGCGCTAATCATCAAATTGTACCTTCATTTTGCGTGAGATGGAGATCGAATTCGGGAAGTCACGCTCGACATTTGAGACGAACATCCTACGCAAGGGACCtgatgacaatatatatatagcatttggCTAAGAATTCATACTCCACCCATTCAATCAATCATCCAAAGAAGCTAAGAATAAAAGAGACGAACTTGCAAGAAGCGGCTTCCTCTCTATCCCTTGAAATGTGCAAGACGATGGTGGGGGATGGTTACGAGATCGGTGAATGGCGATGGTGCCGGCGGTAAGGATAATAAAGAAAGATGGTTAGATTAGAGTTGGGATAtaccaataatatttttattttgaaatggtCAAAAAAGTAATTTCAAATCTATGTAATAAATAGTCCCCCAAAGTGGGGATGACTTATTACTTTGGTAGACTGTGAAAATAATTAACTCCACCCACTCTTAATGATTATCTACATAAAATAATatccaaataagagaaagaaaattATTGATTAGGGTAATCATTGAGGGCATTCAAACCCTTACCCCTTATTTGGTTGGGGGATTTCGGAGGCCCTTACCCCTTATTTGGTTGGGGGATTTCGGAGGGGTAGCGAGGGGTGAGGAAGAGTGAGTGGTTGGGGGAGTAAGTAGGAGGAGGATTTTGGAGGGGTGCTTCACCCCTCCAAACCCTTCATATCCCACCCCTCCAATCGGGTCTTTTGGAAGGGtgaaattatttaacaaaattttaaagtttaaatactTATGAAAAGACCAAATTGTCCTTTattgatttgaaaatttaccataattttttaaaaaacctaatttcaattcttatattattttttattcttttttaatgtgttaatttaaaattaataataatttattttttatataataataatataaaaaatataaatatatataaatatatatataaagtgattatagtattagtttaataaaatataaatattattaatattatatgaataatattattactaatattaatgataatattaacaaagttaGTACCAAATAATCCTaggtatgtataaaaaaattttatgatcaattttatataaaatggcGAATTGGTAAAATACATGCCACACCTCTCCTCACCCCTCATCACTCCTCTttctaaccaaacaaaaaaaatagattaccccTCCACACTCCTCTAAtaaaccaaacataaaattttttcaaacccccTATTCTCCTCCCCTCCTTATTCTCCCCTCCCCCCTCCCCCTTTGAACCAAACAGAGTTAGTCTCTcctttgaaatatttattacatgTAAGTccttacatttaaaaaaaaaaaaaattctttttagtaCTCAGAACTCATTTCTCAATTCCAagtttgatctttttttttttaagctttataaatataaaaaattatatttttaatttaattatatgtgtGAGTTGtaacaggaaaaaaaatctagttATTAAAGTTTTCCATTGTCGCATTTCTCCTTCAAGTTATTggtctatattattttttataattcaattaataattattcGATCTCCAATTAAAGATGTagaaattaaaagaatgaatttGCATTGTGTTTTCTTTACCGGTGGCCTTTTGGCTTATTACTATTAAATCTTTTGTATACGATattcattttgataaaaaaaaaatccaaaaccaAATCTCAAAATCCATACAAAAGTGAAGCTACAGTTGTTTGTTGAGTTGTTTATTGTGTAATTGTTGCAAATTACTCTCCaagaatattatttaaataaacttgTGAATTGCCTTTatttttagggatttttttaaatatatatactcattaAAAACCTCATAATTAAGTATAAACcccttaaatataatttttgtgtttataTGCCTTCATAAAATACTGAACTTTGGCATATACCCTTCTCGTTATTAGACATCAAGATTTGTTAGATTATAAAAACTCAACTATAATTAATTACTACTCAATATATAACATGAaatactcaaaatattttttacaacgTAGTTAAACCAAAAGTTCCGGGATATGTAGAAAGTTAGCAaagtcataattatttttttccttttttttatttaacttcattaaagttttttgttttaaccTCAATGAATGGTTTGTCAAGTTATTGGtgcaaatatgttttttttaggggATATGGGCACAAGTAAGATGCACAAGGTGGAGAAGGtaactaatttaaattttttggcaaagaaaaataaaagaatctcGTTTAATACTTTGAAGCGCGCGCTATgaacttattattttaataaaatatgtctGCACAAAGATTCAACTGTGATGCACTAAAAAGTTGATATTTACATCTGCCATTATCTGATTCACAAGCTGATTAAGCACCACGTCATcattatttgtttgtattattttatatccttcATTGGAACCGTATAAAAcaaagaaggggaaaaaatcaaaattttatcttttaaaccatgagtatttataaatatttatttatcacatttacacatttaataaaaataaaataaataattgagtaAGCCAgtggtttttattttgaataattacaCATATGAACAAAAAGAGAGATAAATATAATCTATTACAAGGTTTTTAATCGCTTACACGGAGTTTAATTAGAGTTTTAGAGAACAACCTCATGATTTATTGGTATCAATTTTTTTGtatagggtttttgttttgggaaatttttttttttaaattacactcTACGTGCTACACATGTCTTTTACTTTTGACTCACCCCATAAATAGAGGCATTTATTACTTacttgttaaaaagaaaaaaaaacattagatttttAACCTCCAGTTACAGAATTCTTAATATATTACTTTAGACTAATTCAAAAACTGTTTTGTATAGAAcatcagtgtttttttttaaatattacaaaaaaatatttactaaattacgtatgttttgtataaaatttctcccgtttcaaaattttttaattaaaaaaaatgaaaaccgaaagaaactctcccgttttttatattttaaaatactcaaaaacggagaaatttttccattttccaCCAACGTgcgtattttgataaataatcccaaacatgtgtattttagtaaatattttttt
This region of Dioscorea cayenensis subsp. rotundata cultivar TDr96_F1 unplaced genomic scaffold, TDr96_F1_v2_PseudoChromosome.rev07_lg8_w22 25.fasta BLBR01001755.1, whole genome shotgun sequence genomic DNA includes:
- the LOC120256961 gene encoding scopoletin glucosyltransferase-like produces the protein MDSSDKLHLLFFPLMSPGHFIPMVDMARLFSSFPNVHCSFITTPANPITISAVNVITIPFPDPSITGLAVGQENLSTVPTSGFTTFTTALFHFRDPITTLLHDLRPDALISDSLFPWTAAVARDLHIPRIIFHGAGAFPLYVSSKVLSQFPIQTPSFSIAGQPHEIHLHKDGLPELFSNFDMLRQLGEAEFTSYGVVINTFYEMEPSYVDYYKINTKAWCVGPLSEFGREGRVEEDHEVLSWLDNQPEGSVIYVCFGSLCHFTAAELREIAVGLEKSGERFVWVVRKEFEEDEVKEEWLPEGFEKRVEGRGMMIRGWVPQVKVLRRAAVGWFVTHCGWNSLQEGVVAGVGLVTWPLFHEQFVNQELAVEVMGVGVRMWDGFRRRRGEEVVVTAEEIAGVVKKVMGGGEEVEKVKRKAKEYGEKGRKAVEESGSTFEDVRRLVEDLEARRRERMVAGG